The following coding sequences lie in one Microvirga sp. 17 mud 1-3 genomic window:
- a CDS encoding DUF6460 domain-containing protein, giving the protein MNRLLGGAPGSVLVKLIFLSLLVGAFMAFLDITPFGLVEGIYNWLRSLLGLSMDTVVEIGRWIAYGAIIVVPLWLIARIFGRH; this is encoded by the coding sequence ATGAACCGGTTACTCGGCGGCGCGCCCGGCTCCGTGCTGGTCAAGCTGATCTTCCTGTCCCTCCTGGTCGGCGCCTTCATGGCATTTCTCGACATCACGCCCTTCGGCCTGGTGGAGGGGATCTACAACTGGCTGCGCTCGCTTCTGGGGCTCAGTATGGATACGGTGGTCGAGATCGGGCGTTGGATCGCCTATGGTGCGATCATCGTCGTTCCGCTCTGGCTGATCGCGCGGATCTTCGGCCGGCACTGA
- a CDS encoding MATE family efflux transporter produces MEGSVSSRRIVVTHRRMLALALPMTLSHVTTPLLGLVDATVIGRLGQAHLLGAVALGAVVFDFVFWSFGSLRMATAGMTAQATGAGDRHEVDRALARALLVAAVTGLLLILLQWPIALVAFPLTGASDAVQGALATYFYIRIWAAPFTLANYVILGSTLGRGRTDLGLFLQVAINVANILLTSVLVLVFQWSVAGAAIGTAIAEVFGVGLGILVLRRLGSNPFSVAWREILNRAAMLQTLSMNRDIMIRNIALMMAFAVFSAMGARTGDVTLAANAVLYNMFMIGGYFLDGFATAAETLCGQSIGARDARGFRRAVTLSLGWSFGFGLAVSAAFLVGGRMFIDFVTTSPDVRAYARDYLVYAALTPLVGAAAFVFDGIYTGATWTKAMRDLMLLAIVVYGAVIFAAGSLGNTGLWIALLVFLGTRGLGQAALCPRLTRRTFAGEA; encoded by the coding sequence ATGGAAGGTTCCGTTTCGTCGCGGCGGATTGTCGTCACGCACCGGCGCATGCTCGCGCTCGCGCTGCCCATGACCCTGTCCCATGTCACGACGCCGCTGCTCGGCCTCGTAGACGCAACCGTGATCGGGCGGCTGGGGCAGGCGCATCTGCTGGGAGCCGTCGCTCTCGGCGCCGTGGTCTTCGATTTCGTGTTCTGGAGCTTCGGCTCCCTGCGCATGGCGACCGCCGGCATGACCGCGCAGGCAACCGGCGCCGGCGACCGGCACGAGGTGGACAGGGCGCTTGCCCGCGCCCTGCTCGTCGCGGCCGTCACGGGCCTCCTGCTGATCCTGCTGCAATGGCCCATCGCCCTGGTGGCCTTCCCGCTGACCGGCGCCAGCGACGCCGTGCAGGGGGCGCTCGCGACCTACTTCTACATCCGCATCTGGGCCGCGCCCTTCACCTTGGCGAACTACGTCATCCTCGGCTCGACCCTCGGGCGAGGACGTACGGATCTCGGCCTGTTCCTGCAGGTCGCCATCAACGTGGCGAACATCCTGCTCACCTCCGTGCTGGTCCTCGTCTTCCAATGGAGCGTCGCGGGCGCGGCCATCGGCACGGCGATTGCGGAGGTCTTCGGTGTCGGCCTCGGCATCCTCGTTCTGCGGCGGCTGGGCTCGAACCCCTTCTCGGTCGCCTGGCGCGAGATCCTCAACCGCGCCGCCATGCTGCAGACCCTGAGCATGAACCGGGACATCATGATCCGCAACATCGCGCTTATGATGGCCTTCGCGGTCTTCAGCGCCATGGGGGCCCGCACGGGCGACGTGACGCTCGCGGCCAATGCGGTGCTCTACAACATGTTCATGATCGGCGGCTATTTCCTCGACGGGTTCGCGACCGCGGCCGAGACCCTGTGCGGCCAGAGCATCGGCGCCCGCGATGCGCGCGGCTTCCGCCGCGCCGTCACCTTGAGCCTCGGCTGGAGCTTCGGGTTCGGCCTCGCGGTGTCGGCCGCCTTCCTCGTTGGGGGCCGGATGTTCATCGACTTCGTCACCACGAGCCCGGACGTGCGTGCCTATGCGCGCGACTATCTCGTCTATGCGGCGCTCACGCCCCTCGTGGGCGCGGCCGCCTTCGTGTTCGACGGGATCTATACCGGAGCGACCTGGACCAAGGCGATGCGCGACCTCATGCTCCTCGCCATCGTAGTCTACGGCGCGGTGATTTTCGCGGCGGGCTCGCTCGGGAATACGGGTCTGTGGATTGCGCTTCTCGTCTTCCTGGGCACCCGCGGCCTCGGCCAGGCCGCGCTCTGCCCCCGGCTAACCCGCAGGACCTTCGCGGGCGAGGCCTGA
- a CDS encoding quinone-dependent dihydroorotate dehydrogenase, whose protein sequence is MIASLFPFAKPVLHALDAETAHHLTIRSLSLLPPRSPAPDDPRLAVEVFGRRFPNPVGLAAGFDKQCEVADQLLSLGFGFVELGAVVPKPQEGNPRPRVFRLARDEAVINRFGMNSEGLDVIRRRLAARRGRPGIVGINIGANKESTDRIADYAQCVRALAGLVDFLTINVSSPNTPGLRDLQGEAFLDDLLARCVAARDEVDRKTTVLLKIAPDISLETLDAIVATALRRGVDGLIVSNTTVARPESLQEKTLARETGGLSGKPLFAPSTILLAQTYLRVGRKLPLVGVGGVDSPEAAWAKIRAGASLVQLYSALVYKGPGLVAEIKRGLARILDRENTSLDAALGRDAALIAEGRF, encoded by the coding sequence ATGATCGCCAGCCTGTTCCCCTTCGCCAAGCCGGTCCTCCATGCGCTCGATGCGGAGACGGCCCACCACCTCACGATCCGCAGCCTCTCGCTGCTGCCGCCGCGCTCTCCGGCGCCGGACGATCCGCGACTCGCGGTCGAGGTGTTCGGGCGCCGCTTTCCCAATCCGGTCGGCCTCGCGGCGGGCTTCGACAAGCAATGCGAGGTGGCCGACCAGCTTCTGTCCCTGGGGTTCGGCTTCGTGGAGCTCGGCGCCGTCGTGCCCAAGCCTCAGGAGGGGAACCCGCGGCCGCGGGTGTTCCGGCTCGCCCGCGACGAAGCGGTCATCAACCGCTTCGGGATGAACAGCGAGGGGCTGGACGTCATCCGCCGCCGCCTTGCGGCCCGGCGCGGCCGCCCCGGTATCGTCGGAATCAATATCGGGGCCAACAAGGAATCGACGGATCGTATCGCCGACTACGCCCAATGCGTGCGCGCCCTTGCGGGCCTCGTGGATTTCCTCACGATCAATGTCTCGTCGCCCAATACGCCGGGCCTGCGCGACCTTCAGGGCGAAGCCTTCCTCGACGATCTTCTCGCCCGCTGCGTCGCGGCGCGGGACGAGGTCGACCGGAAGACCACGGTCCTCCTGAAGATCGCGCCCGACATCTCCCTGGAAACCCTCGACGCCATCGTGGCAACCGCCCTGCGGCGCGGGGTCGACGGGCTGATCGTGTCGAACACCACTGTGGCGCGCCCCGAAAGCCTTCAGGAGAAGACGCTGGCCCGGGAGACTGGCGGCCTGTCCGGAAAGCCGCTCTTCGCGCCTTCCACGATCCTCCTGGCGCAAACCTATCTGCGGGTCGGGCGGAAGCTTCCCCTGGTGGGTGTCGGCGGGGTCGATTCCCCCGAGGCGGCCTGGGCCAAGATCCGCGCGGGCGCGAGTCTCGTGCAGCTCTATTCGGCTCTGGTCTACAAGGGCCCCGGCCTCGTTGCCGAGATCAAGCGGGGCCTTGCGCGGATCCTCGACCGGGAGAACACGTCCCTGGACGCTGCGCTCGGGCGCGATGCCGCCCTTATTGCGGAAGGCCGCTTTTAA
- a CDS encoding DUF952 domain-containing protein: protein MAIIYKICSRPLWKAAEAAKVFEGAPIDLQDGYIHFSTAAQARETAEKHFAGQDDLVLVAVEAERLGDALRYEPSRGGDLFPHLYGSLPLSAVLWVKPLPLAEDGRHVFPDLSA from the coding sequence ATGGCAATCATCTATAAAATCTGTTCCCGGCCGCTCTGGAAGGCTGCGGAGGCCGCAAAAGTCTTCGAAGGAGCACCCATCGACCTCCAGGATGGGTACATCCACTTTTCCACGGCCGCACAGGCGCGGGAGACGGCCGAGAAGCATTTCGCCGGCCAGGACGATCTCGTCCTCGTGGCGGTCGAGGCGGAGCGCCTCGGCGATGCCCTGCGCTACGAGCCGTCGCGCGGCGGGGATCTGTTTCCCCATCTCTATGGGTCGCTGCCTCTCTCGGCCGTGCTATGGGTGAAGCCGCTGCCCCTCGCCGAGGACGGCCGCCACGTGTTTCCGGATCTCTCCGCATGA